A genomic region of Colletotrichum destructivum chromosome 1, complete sequence contains the following coding sequences:
- a CDS encoding Putative WD40/YVTN repeat-like-containing domain superfamily — translation MHLCLTLLAYLATMHATAAAFPARCKSTTQFGKAIYTITNDNANAVVAVPISRTGMLSKGTSIMTGGMGSNFIDGITNKPAAPDALASQSALTVAGNHLFAVNAGSNTITMFEIDQSNPTKLTMVGQPIAVPGQFPNTVAASQKNGLVCVGSSGAVSGISCAKFSANGVAAMDTLRSIELNQTTPPAGPTNTISHAFFSNDEKTLFVTVKGDPEKKKTGFLAAYQVESGSGCSLVSEQGMRSSPNGTAVLFGSSTIPNTTDLFTTDASFGAAVLSVDARTNAATVKGMAAVDGQKATCWVAVSPATNTAFVTDVGTNRLVEMSVTDASIKSVIDLGANNDPGLTDLKAAGKFIYALSPGNGTTQPAITVVNAVSKKQVQHFPLEQLGVGKNAQGMALLV, via the exons ATGCATCTTTGTTTAACGTTATTGGCGTATCTGGCCACGATGCATGCCACTGCTGCGGCATTTCCAGCTCGATGCAAGTCTACAACCCAATTTGGGAAGGCGATATACACAATCACAAACGACAATGCCAacgctgttgttgctgtaCCTATTTCACGTACTGGAATGCTATCCAAGGGAACTTCGATAATGACCGGTGGCATGGGTTCGAACTTCATCGACGGCATCACCAATAAGCCAGCGGCACCGGATGCTTTGGCCTCCCAGTCGGCCCTGACTGTTGCAGGCAAC CACTTATTCGCCGTTAACGCCGGGTCtaacaccatcaccatgtTTGAAATCGATCAATCCAATCCTACCAAACTGACTATGGTTGGTCAGCCTATTGCAGTTCCTGGTCAATTCCCCAATACAGTCGCCGCCTCGCAAAAGAACGGACTCGTATGCGTAGGATCCTCCGGTGCCGTTTCAGGCATCTCTTGTGCCAAATTCTCTGCCAATGGCGTCGCTGCCATGGACACGCTTCGTTCAATTGAGTTGAACCAGACCACTCCACCAGCTGGGCCAACCAACACCATATCCCATGCGTTTTTCTCCAATGACGAAAAGACTCTGTTCGTAACGGTCAAAGGGGacccggagaagaagaaaaccgGATTCCTTGCCGCTTACCAGGTTGAATCCGGCAGTGGTTGTTCACTCGTCAGTGAGCAAGGCATGCGATCATCACCAAACGGCACTGCCGTACTCTTCGGCTCGTCCACCATACCCAACACCACCGATCTATTCACCACGGATGCGTCATTCGGTGCCGCTGTACTATCAGTTGACGCACGCACAAACGCGGCCACTGTCAAGGGGATGGCGGCTGTTGACGGCCAGAAAGCAACTTGCTGGGTTGCAGTTTCCCCAGCAACTAACACCGCTTTTGTCACTGATGTAGGGACAAACAGATTGGTGGAGATGTCGGTGACTGATGCAAGTATTAAGAGTGTTATAGATCTCGGCGCGAACAATGACCCGGGCCTCACTGATCTAAAAGCTGCGGGGAAGTTTATATATGCGCTCAGCCCTGGAAACGGCACAACTCAGCCGGCAATAACAGTGGTTAATGCGGTTAGCA